Proteins encoded within one genomic window of Eurosta solidaginis isolate ZX-2024a chromosome 1, ASM4086904v1, whole genome shotgun sequence:
- the TwdlV gene encoding pupal cuticle protein 36, with protein sequence MRGFIVLCLSAVAFAAPQGYNYNPGSQASSVAAVGAVGGGSHGQGGFSQFGQSSNLGGGSLFQGGNAGHGGAVGHQGGGGAGGFFNHGGTAGHAQQQAIISKRFFIHTAPEDNDEQYQEKHVTVGVPRKNYNVVFIKSPSRSHKKASIKITPAVNEEKTVIYVLNKKSDSHDIDAQVLEQPAVTTKPEVFFIKYKTAEEAQHAQQEIQAQYDALGGSSQVTDEGVAPVSSVIGSLGGGADAGAGASASAGSSAVAGFGGGIGGGVSGGFGGHGGQSGSNAYLPPNF encoded by the exons ATGCGTGGTTTCATT GTTTTGTGCTTGTCCGCCGTGGCATTTGCTGCACCGCAAGGCTATAACTATAATCCCGGCTCACAGGCTAGCAGCGTTGCTGCTGTTGGTGCTGTTGGCGGTGGCTCACATGGACAAGGTGGTTTCAGTCAATTCGGTCAATCGTCCAATTTGGGGGGTGGATCATTGTTTCAAGGCGGCAACGCTGGACATGGTGGCGCTGTAGGTCACCAAGGTGGTGGTGGTGCTGGTGGTTTCTTCAATCATGGTGGTACTGCAGGACATGCACAACAACAGGCCATCATTTCGAAACGTTTCTTCATTCATACCGCACCCGAAGATAATGATGAGCAATACCAAGAGAAACATGTTACCGTTGGTGTACCACGCAAGAATTATAATGTTGTCTTCATCAAATCACCAAGTCGTTCACATAAGAAAGCTTCCATCAAAATTACACCCGCCGTTAATGAGGAGAAGACAGTCATTTATGTGCTCAACAAGAAGAGCGATAGTCATGACATTGATGCTCAAGTATTGGAACAACCTGCTGTCACTACCAAACCCGAGGTATTCTTCATCAAATACAAGACTGCCGAAGAGGCACAACACGCCCAACAAGAGATTCAAGCTCAATACGATGCGCTCGGCGGTAGCAGCCAAGTCACCGACGAAGGTGTTGCACCAGTCAGCTCGGTAATTGGCTCTTTGGGTGGTGGCGCTGATGCTGGCGCGGGTGCAAGCGCTAGCGCTGGCTCTAGTGCCGTTGCTGGTTTTGGTGGTGGTATTGGTGGCGGTGTTAGCGGAGGTTTTGGTGGACATGGGGGACAGAGCGGTAGCAATGCATACTTGCCACCCAATTTCTAA